One genomic window of Solea solea chromosome 12, fSolSol10.1, whole genome shotgun sequence includes the following:
- the c12h11orf96 gene encoding uncharacterized protein C11orf96 homolog, which produces MAAVRQMVMETSGFHVLPAHLMASAMEEFPQQLPVPKGPAKGKSRSRRPREARFKTQPVTFAEIAEVEEEGSSPLEEERARRSFLQSLENLRRSTQTLHCPPAAHHSSTPTPTQASLDSSDSDSTQ; this is translated from the coding sequence atggctgctgtgcGTCAGATGGTAATGGAAACCTCGGGCTTCCATGTCTTACCTGCCCACCTTATGGCCTCTGCCATGGAGGAGTTTCCCCAGCAGCTGCCGGTCCCTAAGGGCCCTGCAAAGGGCAAGAGCCGTTCCCGCCGACCTCGTGAGGCCCGCTTCAAAACACAGCCTGTTACCTTTGCTGAGATTgcagaagtagaagaagaggGTTCCTCAccgctggaggaggagagggcacGTCGATCCTTCCTTCAGTCCCTGGAGAACCTGCGGCGGAGCACACAGACCCTCCACTGCCCACCGGCTGCCCATCACAGCAGcacccccacacccacacaggCCAGCCTGGACTCCAGTGACTCTGACTCCACCCAGTGA